One stretch of Caloenas nicobarica isolate bCalNic1 chromosome 2, bCalNic1.hap1, whole genome shotgun sequence DNA includes these proteins:
- the E2F3 gene encoding transcription factor E2F3 yields the protein MPLQQAKRRLELGESGHQYLAEGLKTPKGKGRAATRSPDSPKTPKSPSEKTRYDTSLGLLTKKFIQLLSQSPDGVLDLNRAAEVLKVQKRRIYDITNVLEGIHLIKKKSKNNIQWMGCSLSEDGGMLAQRQGLTKEVTELTQEEKKLDELIQNCTLDLKLLTEDSENQRLAYVTYQDIRKISGLKDQTVIVVKAPPETRLEVPDPVESALIHLSSTQGPIEVYLCPEENDALSPMKAYSQDHNGNISKTISKEVASANSGQGDCSVNMATISPLASPANLLQQTEDQIPSNFEGPFVNLLPPLLQEDYLLSLGDEEGISDLFDAHDLEKLPSLLDEFIYS from the exons gcaAAACGAAGGCTGGAGCTAGGCGAAAGTGGCCACCAGTATCTTGCTGAAGGGTTGAAGACTCcaaaggggaaaggaagagctGCAACAAGAAGTCCAGATAGCCCAAAAA ctCCAAAGTCTCCTTCAGAAAAGACTCGGTATGATACATCACTTGGCCTTCTTACAAAGAAGTTCATTCAGTTGCTGAGCCAGTCTCCTGATGGGGTCTTAGATTTGAACAGAGCGGCAGAGGTCCTCAAGGTACAAAAAAGGAGGATTTATGATATCACCAATGTACTGGAAGGCATCCATCTCATtaagaaaaaatccaaaaacAACATTCAGTGGAT GGGCTGCAGCCTATCAGAGGATGGTGGCATGCTGGCACAGCGTCAAGGCCTCACGAAGGAGGTGACCGAACTGActcaggaagagaagaaactggaTGAGCTAATCCAAAACTGCACCCTGGACCTCAAGCTGCTGACAGAGGACTCGGAGAATCAGAG ATTAGCTTATGTGACATATCAAGATATTCGAAAAATTAGTGGCCTTAAAGACCAAACTGTTATAGTTGTGAAAGCTCCTCCAGAAACAAGACTTGAAGTGCCTGACCCAGTGGAG AGTGCATTGATCCATTTATCTAGTACTCAAGGACCTATTGAAGTTTATCTGTGCCCAGAGGAAAACGATGCCCTCAGTCCCATGAAAGCTTATAGTCAGGACCACAACGGAAATATTTCCAAAACCATTTccaaag AAGTGGCTTCTGCTAACTCAGGACAAGGTGACTGCTCAGTAAATATGGCAACAATCTCTCCACTGGCTTCTCCAGCCAACCTTCTCCAACAGACCGAGGACCAAATTCCCTCAAACTTTGAAGGACCGTTTGTGAatttgctgcctcctctgcttCAGGAAGATTATTTGCTGAGCCTTGGGGATGAAGAAGGCATCAGTGACCTCTTTGATGCTCATGATTTAGAGAAGCTTCCTTCACTGCTGGATGAATTTATATACAGCTGA